Proteins encoded together in one Mannheimia haemolytica window:
- a CDS encoding Possible hemagglutinin (DUF638) codes for MALLSQLASGLASGLIGDSTQSAAVGANIGKRAVENNFLSEPSRKRFNELVAKKVRGEPLTENEKFEILELAYFDQESDVLNKKHQRGETLSPLEQQNLDRFIDRFITETISGRSDYGQGQKYTSGTIREIANVLLGEQYLNNVGYHRNYSYPYVLGHTGEWREKSAWKADETVYRDVFTELNNRPNLPQTWQELMQEMQNAVVAKGRGRVPNATNFSIRVPKKVAEKEQVTVIPPKGYEKQTANLRVSTGAENIALYPKLKDDLREQQQAGFDKVVKDLSVKPQGSVLMLPDYRQKLAEAKSSLPPNLQGRGNSAIAQINIEGLEAKFLAGHSQIDKAQGNFVGTGRTEFYSLKLPNKEGVYIDRKTDSEYKIFSNLADQLGSNTQAKGQVTIFTERPACASCLGVKEQFNKQYPNIKVDIFDNNGNLIKP; via the coding sequence GTGGCGTTGCTCAGCCAGCTTGCAAGCGGACTGGCTTCGGGCTTGATAGGGGATAGTACACAATCGGCAGCGGTTGGGGCGAATATTGGGAAAAGGGCGGTGGAGAATAATTTCCTTAGTGAACCTTCTCGTAAACGCTTTAATGAACTTGTTGCTAAAAAAGTAAGGGGCGAGCCATTAACCGAAAATGAGAAATTCGAAATTTTAGAGTTAGCGTATTTTGACCAAGAAAGCGATGTATTAAATAAAAAACATCAGCGTGGTGAAACCTTATCTCCATTAGAACAGCAGAATTTAGATCGATTTATTGACCGTTTTATTACAGAAACAATAAGTGGTCGTTCTGATTATGGGCAAGGTCAAAAATATACATCTGGTACTATTCGGGAGATTGCGAATGTATTATTAGGAGAACAGTATCTAAATAATGTCGGTTATCACCGCAATTATAGTTATCCTTATGTATTGGGTCATACGGGAGAATGGCGAGAGAAATCGGCATGGAAAGCAGATGAAACTGTTTATCGAGATGTTTTCACGGAATTAAATAATCGTCCAAACCTTCCGCAAACTTGGCAAGAATTGATGCAAGAAATGCAAAATGCGGTGGTAGCCAAGGGGAGAGGTCGAGTTCCAAATGCGACTAATTTCTCAATAAGAGTACCGAAAAAGGTTGCTGAAAAAGAGCAAGTTACGGTTATCCCTCCGAAAGGATATGAAAAACAGACCGCTAATTTAAGGGTATCGACAGGAGCGGAGAATATAGCGTTGTACCCTAAATTAAAAGACGATTTAAGAGAACAACAACAGGCTGGCTTTGATAAAGTCGTTAAAGATCTTAGTGTTAAACCGCAAGGCAGTGTTTTGATGTTACCTGATTATCGGCAAAAATTAGCGGAGGCGAAATCTAGTTTACCGCCTAATCTACAAGGAAGAGGAAATTCGGCAATTGCTCAAATTAATATTGAGGGGTTAGAGGCTAAATTTTTGGCTGGGCATAGTCAAATAGATAAAGCTCAAGGTAATTTTGTTGGAACAGGTAGAACAGAATTTTATTCCTTAAAACTACCTAATAAAGAAGGCGTGTATATAGATAGAAAAACAGACTCAGAGTATAAAATTTTCTCCAATTTAGCAGATCAATTAGGCTCTAACACTCAGGCAAAAGGGCAGGTAACTATTTTTACGGAAAGACCAGCTTGTGCAAGTTGTTTAGGTGTCAAAGAGCAGTTTAATAAACAGTATCCTAATATTAAAGTGGATATTTTTGATAATAATGGGAATTTAATTAAACCTTAA
- the hpmA gene encoding Hemolysin precursor: MNKHCFRTIFSKTLQRIVVVSELAKSAGKSESESMTSGAILQKICKIRPLAFSLFCALGFVTLSDNAMAETLIIQADSTAPKNQQPIILQTANGLPQINIQTPNDKGLSHNKYSQFDVAEKGAILNNSRTNTATQQAGMVQGNPYLARGEAKVILNEVNSSKPSVMKGYVEVAGKKAEVIIANPSGLHCDGCGIINADRATLTTGKPQINQGNLEGFVVEKGKVTVAGKGLDNSRVDYTDILAREAKINAGVWSKKETKVITGKNTVKRSNSDKNLQIIHTNQPLAGEEKPQVAIDVGELGGMYAGKIHLIGTEQGVGVRNAGHIGASAETLTIDSQGRIVNSGTFNAQKQVQLNAQHGIENHGKIENKQGDIQLKSKADIQNSGSIVARSGDIQKKADTKIQQSGETVAKGNITYTARQIHADKNSLIAAGVDITDTALGEVRKLEAQSATGKTIQLTAPEKTTVQGKNIASGKINVAAAEIDANQSQNNAHTVEYSAKSGDIQANSAQFSANQIKLTTPKWLSTEGSQLTAEVIETQQANLNARGSVWKQTGEQDFRLKAENIHTDSARFSVGGHFEIDGNRLTNNQGLLSSGKRLGLNLNDAVDSVDGKLVAKGELSIRAPLLNNQQGLILSGEKQAITVNTLKNQSGVITSQTEQTLDITSELQNQGGRISASGVAINAQSLDNREQGEISSAKGLAITVSQQVDNRHGVIQSMGNLTLNSTLLDNQAGVLKSATDITLNVPTVLNNRISENGSLIEAGNSLTMNSSVVENQGTLARQPQPTQGIIASQFVLNGAKQLNNEKGGIYIGSSARFTLSDSLNNRNGEILSWGDLAIFGGKSLTMTNTEGKVSANNGLEITAKALSGDGDVQAGDIRLNLQENFDITKDINANRSMIIQTEGDILNRKKLAANDRLQLTANQITNAQNARISSADTRLTATLTVYNEGLINSRSDNDNAQTVIKAQEIHNIGTGKIYGDKVVLGAERILNQDKDGTSATIAARQSLGLAAKVIENNTLVYEANKKSGSLIYSGGEIAIGRQLNEQDTVIGNAEQLHNRSSIIEAEGRIQLNADKVANVNSHYRSELETTDRQTVNEHFILPRDKHNRGGSDVYDNGHLPTINVNQLRKGYYRKTWSYWQKYDDDALTVITDINQITDKTILAKPNALKCDDQNMLNCVALPAGEYKKDSPVWQKFGILAPEVDQPEMTPEIVRAMNEEDAATQHLSEAEQDKLLRDQENGIAPVVPAKPIEPVREATETETQYQKRLETYQTELKNYEAAEASYQRYVLLKPFIDWQAKYGNRMQELDEAIAAHNSNILGREYAHFWNLWINERMVKENITKASLPAQILAGGDLTYQSDEFINDKSWVIAGKALNPIGRGRITNLDDADAVRQDWELGRRQFSFTEYHGGTKNRHSRYDENDGPLARLKEVHKDMNIFVELENTSPTAYTDYVDAKAANAVKPEGNQVERGNLPDAPNPPTMAIERIPSPNAAAFEVRSMTVDTRLPNQGLYRINPQADSHVLIETDPNFTDKKRWLSSDYMFNALRYDHNNVHKRLGDGFYEQRLIREQINRLTGRQFLGGYTDFDSQYKALMDAGITFAQKFNLRLGITLSPEQVASLTSDIVWFETQTVRLPNGETVSVLVPKVYALARKGDIDGKGSLISADTLTINSKEIVNQGTIAGRRLAQFNAEWLENSGTLSGGVLAAKVSGDLENIGGKIEADKAILLDIAGNFNHTSTTRTTQIDLDGFKRTETNLDRKALLHVKDENGLLQVQAGNITSAGADIINDGQGQTYLSAKNQLNLTALQVGFDEKMGGGNHYRNEAVNDVVISNVKGNGNVTLVARDIYSEGADLDFKNRLALIAENNVVLGTAIRTSEFEELHKYKGGSAVSKKTKTAYDRVNETLHKGSELTGENIVIQAGNDIQGESILAVSRSGDIDIIGGNNVTLSSATNQLSEQHIRETKRSGFLNGGEIGFTIGSQKTRQENTLDGAIQSTARNTLGSEGGNIRIQAGNKANVSNVDVLISNEKTAVISGKNGVRVESGKDVINSTDNYEFSQSGLSIALSTPVTDAVQSARQSVQKAKATQNEKLKGVYAVKAAEDAVIAAQNAQKVAETLGNLGNALTENSAAAENPAVKVSVSVGTQKQERESRTTSVTHSKSNLNGGNVALISEKGKVALEGVDTRVKDTLLLDGKLGIESKGVADTYQNNTKNKNHSASVGVFIGLDRDSFGIGFEAGVSGGKGKENIETETWQNNQLQAGKIVTNSANGKLMLDATNVKANHWEGEVQDFEARSRQDISKYKSEYTEGSVHGTLAVGTTGVNGHVAYNGAKLNTAQVENQTSIDIGKGGMDVKVKKNAHFDGAVMTSQAEKENNRFQAGTLTTGDIENHSELKTRSAAISGGTSGVNPMSALSLLGNKNESERSTTKAAIGENIAITLTEDPNAETTLNQLNRDTQNANQKVTKHDISEVKETQELVKGIGEIAEKAYQIYTHSEREKVTEAKLALGKAQAQKASKEEIGKLEANLDRLQKEFDKNYGTGSKTKRALDVVAGALQGLAAKDVGQAAVGLASPYLNAEIKKYTEGDPQANLIAHALLGAVEAAATGNNVLAGAAAGAGSEAAADFIVKTLYKGKSTQDLTEAEKQNVALLSQLASGLASGLIGDSTQSAAVGADIGKRAVENNLLLTDYSKLKGLTKSETEQHRKTIQLLKDNGIENIDDYAQLYANCLSEQCQKNSLDELNKSFNRAYDKIDELAKSGQLTSDDINAIDEYVTRVRSAYDSKRFSDKNSGDVYFSGLINVLGKNEDRLNQARLYATISGWAQQGYNSNEIENKLSTENLAVILSSASVSLSKQGTSSAKTPVVTKQQIREIVKGTISISRAKYPETVSHIEDSINQGKPSILTIDRKGAAQRRKEALQDIPPKTGYDRDEYPPAMFKEGGEGSSVRYISPKDNRGAGSCIGHQCKQYVDGDKVKIEIKD; the protein is encoded by the coding sequence ATGAATAAGCATTGTTTTCGCACTATTTTCAGCAAGACCTTACAACGTATCGTGGTGGTATCTGAATTAGCAAAATCAGCAGGTAAATCAGAAAGTGAAAGTATGACAAGCGGTGCAATTTTACAAAAAATTTGCAAAATTCGACCGCTTGCGTTCAGCTTGTTCTGTGCGTTGGGATTCGTTACCTTATCAGATAACGCTATGGCGGAAACCTTGATTATTCAAGCCGATAGCACTGCACCGAAAAATCAGCAGCCGATTATTTTGCAAACTGCCAACGGGCTGCCGCAAATCAATATTCAAACCCCGAACGATAAAGGGCTGTCGCACAACAAATATAGCCAATTTGACGTAGCGGAGAAGGGGGCAATCCTCAACAACAGCCGCACCAACACCGCCACCCAACAAGCCGGTATGGTGCAAGGCAACCCATACCTTGCCCGTGGTGAAGCGAAGGTGATTTTAAATGAAGTCAATTCCAGCAAGCCTTCGGTAATGAAGGGCTATGTGGAAGTGGCAGGCAAAAAAGCGGAGGTAATTATCGCTAACCCGAGCGGCCTGCACTGTGACGGCTGCGGCATTATCAATGCAGACCGTGCCACGCTCACCACCGGCAAACCGCAGATAAACCAAGGCAATTTAGAAGGTTTTGTGGTGGAAAAAGGCAAGGTGACGGTTGCCGGCAAAGGACTAGACAACAGCCGAGTGGATTACACCGACATCCTTGCCCGAGAAGCGAAAATCAACGCCGGTGTCTGGTCGAAAAAAGAGACCAAAGTCATTACCGGCAAAAATACCGTCAAGCGGTCAAATTCCGACAAAAATTTGCAAATTATTCACACAAACCAACCGCTTGCAGGGGAAGAAAAACCGCAGGTGGCAATTGATGTGGGCGAACTGGGCGGAATGTATGCCGGCAAAATTCACCTGATTGGCACGGAACAGGGTGTGGGCGTGCGTAACGCAGGACATATTGGGGCGAGTGCCGAAACGCTCACGATCGACAGCCAAGGGCGAATTGTAAACAGCGGCACGTTCAACGCCCAAAAACAAGTGCAACTCAACGCCCAACACGGAATTGAAAACCACGGTAAAATCGAAAATAAACAGGGCGATATTCAGCTTAAATCGAAAGCCGATATTCAAAATAGCGGTTCGATTGTTGCTCGAAGTGGCGATATTCAGAAAAAAGCCGATACTAAAATCCAGCAAAGTGGCGAAACGGTCGCAAAAGGCAATATCACCTACACCGCCCGCCAAATTCACGCTGACAAAAACTCACTGATTGCCGCTGGGGTAGATATTACAGACACCGCACTGGGCGAAGTGCGGAAGCTGGAGGCTCAATCTGCGACAGGGAAAACCATTCAACTCACTGCCCCAGAAAAAACCACCGTGCAGGGTAAAAATATCGCTTCGGGTAAAATTAACGTTGCGGCGGCTGAGATTGATGCCAATCAGAGCCAAAATAATGCCCATACCGTTGAATACAGTGCCAAATCGGGCGATATTCAGGCGAATAGTGCGCAGTTTAGTGCAAATCAGATCAAGCTTACCACCCCAAAATGGCTTTCCACCGAAGGAAGCCAGCTAACCGCAGAGGTGATTGAGACCCAACAAGCAAATTTAAATGCTCGTGGCTCGGTTTGGAAGCAAACCGGTGAGCAGGATTTTCGCTTAAAAGCAGAGAATATCCATACTGACTCGGCTCGTTTTTCAGTAGGTGGACATTTTGAGATTGACGGTAATCGTTTAACAAATAATCAAGGGCTATTAAGTAGTGGCAAGCGGTTAGGGCTAAATTTAAATGATGCTGTGGATTCAGTCGATGGCAAATTGGTTGCAAAAGGCGAGTTATCTATTCGTGCTCCATTGCTGAATAATCAGCAAGGTCTGATTTTGAGTGGCGAAAAACAGGCGATTACGGTCAATACGTTAAAAAATCAATCGGGGGTGATCACCTCTCAAACGGAGCAAACCCTTGATATAACTAGCGAACTGCAAAATCAAGGCGGGCGAATTTCCGCCAGCGGTGTTGCGATTAACGCTCAATCCTTAGATAACCGTGAGCAGGGAGAAATCAGTTCAGCAAAAGGGTTAGCGATCACAGTTTCCCAACAAGTAGATAATCGGCACGGTGTTATTCAAAGTATGGGAAATCTCACCCTAAATAGTACGCTTTTGGATAACCAAGCTGGTGTACTGAAATCGGCCACAGATATCACGCTCAATGTACCGACTGTCTTAAATAATCGGATCTCGGAAAACGGATCGCTGATTGAAGCGGGTAACTCACTTACGATGAACAGCTCCGTAGTTGAAAACCAAGGCACCTTGGCACGCCAACCTCAGCCAACACAGGGGATTATTGCATCGCAGTTTGTACTGAACGGCGCAAAACAGCTCAATAATGAAAAAGGCGGTATTTATATCGGCTCATCAGCACGATTTACCCTCAGCGACAGCTTAAATAACCGTAATGGGGAAATTTTAAGTTGGGGCGATCTGGCTATTTTCGGCGGAAAATCACTCACAATGACGAATACCGAGGGAAAAGTTTCTGCAAATAATGGTTTGGAGATCACTGCCAAAGCGTTATCCGGTGATGGTGATGTACAAGCAGGCGATATTCGCCTGAATTTGCAAGAGAACTTTGATATTACCAAAGATATCAATGCGAATAGGTCGATGATTATTCAGACTGAGGGAGATATTCTCAATCGCAAAAAATTAGCCGCAAATGACCGCTTGCAGCTCACGGCAAACCAAATAACCAATGCACAAAATGCCCGAATAAGTTCGGCAGATACCCGTTTGACAGCAACTTTAACCGTCTATAATGAAGGCTTAATCAATAGCCGCTCGGACAACGATAACGCTCAAACTGTGATTAAAGCTCAAGAAATCCACAATATCGGCACAGGGAAAATTTATGGCGATAAGGTGGTACTAGGTGCGGAGAGGATACTAAATCAAGATAAAGACGGGACCTCTGCCACTATTGCTGCTCGTCAATCTCTCGGTTTAGCGGCTAAAGTAATTGAAAATAATACCCTAGTTTATGAAGCGAATAAGAAAAGCGGTTCATTAATATATAGCGGAGGAGAGATAGCGATTGGGCGTCAATTAAATGAGCAAGATACCGTTATTGGCAACGCAGAGCAGCTACATAACCGCAGCAGTATTATTGAAGCTGAAGGGCGTATTCAGTTGAATGCGGATAAGGTAGCGAATGTAAATAGTCATTATCGTTCGGAATTGGAGACCACTGATCGCCAAACTGTGAACGAACATTTTATTTTGCCAAGAGATAAGCATAATCGAGGTGGAAGTGATGTATATGATAACGGGCATTTGCCGACAATTAATGTGAATCAACTCCGCAAAGGCTACTATCGCAAAACGTGGAGCTATTGGCAAAAGTATGATGATGATGCTTTAACGGTTATTACGGATATTAATCAAATTACCGATAAAACCATATTGGCTAAACCGAACGCCTTAAAATGTGACGATCAAAATATGCTGAATTGTGTAGCATTACCAGCAGGTGAATACAAAAAAGATAGTCCTGTTTGGCAAAAATTTGGGATACTGGCACCTGAAGTTGATCAGCCCGAAATGACACCGGAAATTGTTCGTGCAATGAATGAAGAAGATGCTGCAACTCAACATTTAAGTGAAGCTGAACAGGATAAATTACTGCGAGACCAAGAAAATGGTATTGCACCTGTTGTTCCGGCAAAACCGATAGAACCGGTTAGAGAAGCTACGGAAACAGAAACCCAATATCAAAAACGGTTAGAAACGTATCAAACAGAACTAAAAAACTATGAAGCTGCAGAAGCTTCCTATCAGCGTTATGTGCTATTAAAACCATTTATTGATTGGCAAGCTAAATATGGCAATCGTATGCAGGAGCTAGATGAGGCAATAGCAGCTCACAATAGCAATATTTTAGGGCGAGAATATGCACATTTCTGGAATTTGTGGATCAATGAGCGTATGGTGAAAGAGAATATCACTAAAGCCAGCTTACCGGCACAGATCTTGGCAGGTGGCGATCTCACTTATCAAAGCGATGAGTTTATCAACGATAAAAGTTGGGTTATTGCAGGCAAAGCGTTAAATCCGATTGGTAGAGGTAGAATTACTAACCTTGATGATGCTGATGCCGTTCGCCAAGATTGGGAACTGGGAAGACGTCAATTCTCTTTTACTGAGTACCACGGAGGCACAAAAAATCGCCACTCTCGCTACGATGAAAATGATGGTCCTCTCGCTCGTTTAAAAGAAGTCCATAAGGATATGAATATTTTTGTCGAGCTGGAAAATACTTCACCGACCGCTTATACAGATTATGTGGACGCTAAAGCAGCAAATGCCGTGAAGCCGGAAGGCAATCAGGTTGAACGGGGTAATCTACCCGATGCCCCTAATCCGCCAACAATGGCGATTGAACGCATACCAAGCCCGAATGCAGCCGCATTTGAGGTTCGCTCAATGACGGTCGATACCCGTTTGCCAAACCAAGGGCTTTATCGTATTAACCCTCAAGCGGATAGCCACGTTCTGATCGAAACCGATCCGAATTTCACCGATAAAAAACGCTGGTTAAGCAGTGATTATATGTTCAATGCCCTACGCTACGACCATAACAATGTGCATAAACGTTTGGGCGATGGTTTTTATGAACAGCGCTTAATTCGAGAGCAAATCAACCGCTTAACCGGCAGACAATTTTTGGGCGGCTATACGGATTTTGATAGCCAATATAAAGCCTTGATGGATGCCGGCATCACTTTTGCGCAGAAGTTTAATCTACGGTTGGGCATTACCTTATCGCCGGAGCAAGTGGCAAGCTTGACCAGTGACATTGTCTGGTTTGAAACCCAAACGGTTCGCTTGCCAAACGGTGAAACGGTGTCGGTATTAGTGCCGAAAGTGTATGCCCTTGCACGCAAAGGTGATATTGACGGCAAAGGTAGTTTGATTTCCGCCGATACACTGACAATCAACAGCAAAGAGATAGTAAACCAAGGCACGATAGCCGGCCGCCGTTTGGCACAGTTTAATGCCGAATGGTTAGAGAATAGTGGCACACTCAGTGGTGGCGTGCTTGCTGCCAAAGTGAGCGGTGATCTGGAGAATATTGGCGGCAAGATTGAAGCGGATAAAGCGATTTTGCTGGATATTGCGGGCAATTTTAACCATACCTCCACCACCCGAACCACACAGATTGACCTAGACGGTTTTAAACGTACTGAAACCAATCTTGACCGTAAAGCTCTACTGCACGTTAAAGATGAAAATGGACTGCTGCAAGTACAGGCAGGCAACATCACCTCAGCAGGCGCAGACATCATCAATGACGGACAGGGGCAGACCTACTTATCTGCAAAAAATCAGTTGAATTTGACCGCTTTACAGGTTGGTTTTGACGAAAAGATGGGCGGAGGAAATCATTATCGCAATGAGGCAGTGAATGATGTAGTTATCTCGAATGTTAAAGGTAATGGCAATGTGACACTGGTTGCTAGAGATATTTATTCAGAGGGTGCGGATTTAGATTTTAAAAACCGCTTGGCGTTGATTGCGGAGAATAATGTGGTGCTGGGTACGGCGATACGCACCAGTGAATTTGAAGAGCTCCACAAATATAAAGGCGGTAGTGCGGTCTCGAAGAAAACCAAAACGGCTTACGACCGAGTAAATGAAACCTTGCATAAAGGTTCTGAGCTAACAGGTGAAAACATTGTGATTCAAGCAGGCAATGATATTCAAGGCGAAAGCATTCTTGCTGTCTCACGCAGTGGCGATATTGATATTATCGGCGGTAATAATGTAACGCTCAGTTCGGCAACAAACCAACTTTCGGAACAGCATATTCGTGAGACAAAACGCAGCGGTTTCCTGAACGGGGGTGAAATCGGCTTTACTATCGGCAGCCAAAAAACACGTCAAGAGAATACCTTAGACGGAGCAATCCAAAGCACCGCTCGCAATACGTTGGGCAGTGAAGGGGGCAATATTCGGATTCAAGCCGGTAATAAAGCGAACGTGAGCAATGTAGATGTGCTGATTTCCAACGAAAAAACCGCCGTGATTTCAGGCAAAAACGGGGTAAGGGTTGAATCAGGGAAAGATGTTATCAACAGCACCGATAATTATGAATTTAGCCAGTCGGGCTTAAGCATTGCGTTGAGTACACCGGTAACGGATGCGGTGCAATCGGCACGGCAATCGGTGCAAAAAGCGAAGGCAACACAAAACGAGAAACTCAAAGGGGTATATGCGGTAAAAGCGGCGGAGGATGCCGTGATTGCAGCACAAAATGCTCAGAAAGTGGCAGAAACGTTGGGCAATCTTGGCAATGCACTCACCGAAAACAGTGCAGCGGCAGAAAATCCGGCGGTGAAGGTGTCGGTGAGTGTCGGTACACAAAAACAAGAGCGGGAAAGCCGCACCACCAGCGTGACTCACAGCAAAAGCAACCTGAATGGTGGCAATGTTGCTTTGATTTCGGAAAAAGGCAAAGTTGCGCTGGAAGGGGTGGATACCCGAGTGAAAGACACCCTGTTGCTTGACGGTAAGCTGGGTATTGAATCCAAAGGTGTTGCGGATACTTATCAAAACAACACTAAGAATAAGAATCACAGTGCGAGTGTGGGCGTATTTATCGGTTTAGATAGAGATAGTTTTGGTATTGGTTTTGAGGCAGGAGTGAGTGGAGGTAAAGGCAAGGAGAATATCGAAACTGAAACGTGGCAGAACAACCAACTGCAAGCGGGTAAAATTGTTACAAATTCTGCAAATGGTAAACTCATGCTGGATGCAACCAATGTCAAAGCAAATCATTGGGAAGGTGAGGTACAAGATTTTGAGGCAAGAAGTCGACAAGATATAAGCAAATATAAAAGCGAATACACAGAAGGCAGCGTACATGGCACATTGGCGGTAGGGACAACAGGAGTAAATGGTCATGTGGCATATAATGGAGCGAAGTTGAACACGGCACAGGTAGAAAACCAAACCTCAATCGACATTGGCAAGGGCGGAATGGACGTTAAAGTGAAAAAGAATGCCCATTTTGACGGTGCGGTAATGACCAGCCAAGCGGAGAAAGAAAACAACCGCTTCCAAGCCGGCACGCTGACCACCGGCGATATTGAAAACCACAGCGAATTGAAAACCCGAAGTGCAGCCATTAGCGGTGGCACAAGCGGAGTGAACCCGATGTCGGCATTGAGCTTACTGGGCAATAAAAACGAAAGCGAGCGAAGCACGACAAAGGCGGCGATTGGGGAAAATATCGCTATCACCCTCACCGAAGACCCAAATGCGGAAACTACGCTTAATCAGCTCAACCGAGATACGCAAAACGCCAATCAAAAAGTGACGAAACACGATATCAGTGAGGTGAAAGAAACACAAGAGCTGGTGAAAGGCATAGGTGAGATTGCAGAAAAGGCTTATCAGATTTACACGCATAGTGAGCGTGAAAAAGTGACGGAAGCGAAGCTGGCGTTGGGTAAAGCACAAGCTCAAAAAGCGAGCAAGGAAGAGATTGGTAAATTAGAAGCCAATTTAGACCGCTTGCAAAAAGAGTTTGATAAAAACTACGGCACGGGCAGTAAAACCAAACGAGCGTTGGATGTGGTGGCGGGCGCTTTACAAGGTTTAGCGGCGAAAGACGTGGGACAAGCGGCAGTGGGTTTAGCCTCGCCATACTTAAATGCAGAAATCAAAAAGTACACCGAAGGCGACCCCCAAGCCAACCTGATTGCTCACGCCTTGCTAGGTGCGGTGGAAGCGGCTGCGACAGGGAACAATGTACTGGCAGGGGCTGCGGCAGGCGCAGGGAGCGAAGCGGCGGCGGACTTTATCGTTAAAACCCTCTACAAGGGCAAATCCACGCAAGACTTAACCGAAGCCGAGAAACAGAATGTGGCGTTGCTCAGCCAGCTTGCAAGCGGACTGGCTTCGGGCTTGATAGGGGATAGTACACAATCGGCAGCGGTTGGGGCGGATATTGGGAAAAGGGCGGTGGAGAATAATTTGTTACTGACAGATTATTCTAAGTTGAAAGGTTTAACGAAATCAGAAACTGAGCAACATCGCAAAACAATCCAGCTATTAAAAGATAATGGAATTGAAAATATAGATGATTATGCTCAACTTTACGCAAATTGTTTATCTGAACAATGCCAAAAAAATTCATTAGATGAGTTAAATAAATCGTTTAATAGAGCTTACGACAAAATAGATGAATTAGCTAAATCAGGGCAATTAACATCTGATGATATTAACGCTATTGATGAATATGTGACAAGAGTTCGTAGTGCCTATGACTCTAAACGATTTAGTGATAAAAACTCTGGAGATGTTTATTTTAGTGGCTTAATAAATGTTCTTGGCAAGAATGAAGATCGCTTAAACCAAGCTAGATTATATGCCACAATTTCAGGCTGGGCACAACAAGGTTATAACTCTAACGAAATTGAGAATAAACTTTCCACTGAAAATTTAGCAGTGATATTAAGTTCTGCTTCTGTATCTCTTAGTAAACAAGGGACTAGTTCTGCTAAAACCCCAGTTGTAACAAAACAACAGATTAGAGAAATTGTAAAAGGAACAATATCTATATCAAGAGCTAAATATCCTGAAACAGTCTCTCATATAGAAGACTCTATTAACCAAGGGAAGCCTTCGATTCTAACGATTGATCGAAAAGGTGCCGCTCAAAGACGAAAAGAGGCATTACAGGATATACCACCTAAAACAGGGTATGACCGAGATGAATATCCTCCAGCTATGTTTAAAGAAGGTGGTGAAGGTTCATCGGTTAGATACATATCCCCCAAAGATAATCGAGGCGCTGGAAGTTGTATTGGGCATCAGTGTAAACAGTATGTCGATGGAGATAAAGTTAAAATTGAAATTAAGGATTAG